The following are encoded together in the Planococcus antarcticus DSM 14505 genome:
- a CDS encoding cysteine hydrolase family protein — MKKALLVVDYTVDFVAENGALTCGEPGQALEEPICKLTEQFLEDDELVVMPVDLHDKEDAFHPEAQLFPPHNIRGTAGRELYGRLAEVYKANANRIIWLDKTRYSAFAGTNLELLLRERNIEEIHIAGVCTDICVLHTAVDAYNKGYTIFIHENGVASFDQAGHDWALRHFTTTLGAHLL, encoded by the coding sequence ATGAAAAAAGCATTGTTGGTGGTCGATTATACGGTGGATTTTGTAGCAGAAAATGGCGCATTGACCTGCGGAGAACCTGGACAAGCTCTTGAAGAACCGATTTGTAAATTGACGGAACAGTTTTTGGAAGATGATGAACTGGTAGTAATGCCAGTCGATCTGCACGACAAAGAGGATGCCTTCCATCCAGAAGCGCAGCTTTTTCCTCCCCATAATATAAGAGGAACTGCTGGAAGAGAGCTTTACGGTCGCCTCGCAGAGGTCTATAAAGCAAATGCGAATCGCATCATATGGTTGGACAAAACGAGATACAGTGCATTTGCCGGCACCAATCTGGAATTGCTACTGCGTGAACGTAATATAGAAGAAATCCATATTGCTGGGGTATGTACGGATATCTGCGTGCTACACACTGCAGTCGATGCCTACAATAAGGGATACACGATTTTCATCCATGAAAATGGCGTCGCCAGCTTTGATCAGGCAGGACACGATTGGGCTTTGCGGCATTTCACCACTACCTTAGGCGCACATCTTTTATAA
- a CDS encoding site-specific integrase — protein MPYGYEKFRLDNGISPNTVVHEVQLIRSLFAFLRHTYKKPVEPHNIRPSDIQQFLMDQHASGIKDSTLNRKLIYIRRWFDYMWQIGRIPNDFMPKFKFSEKLDLTPSDIYLDYEDLLKKKESVLEADQLSLNAKILFILYLRGLRLRDMVTIDVENFDDRSGKLTLAVEKKDGYQCLLGFNGKEIPVMLEGIERAVFRGTPYLLSSKVKNEYTMFQMGSLSDYTEALSSFVGTPMRSGDIRFAYVHYLYSVKHKNLEEIQEILGVSLDSASRILKDSLVRLKRGTP, from the coding sequence ATGCCTTATGGTTATGAGAAATTCCGACTGGATAACGGCATTAGTCCGAACACAGTTGTTCATGAAGTCCAATTGATTCGCTCGCTCTTCGCTTTTCTTAGGCATACGTACAAAAAACCGGTGGAACCACATAACATTCGCCCTTCCGATATCCAGCAATTTCTAATGGATCAGCATGCATCCGGCATTAAAGACAGCACATTAAACCGAAAACTCATTTATATCAGAAGGTGGTTTGACTATATGTGGCAGATTGGTCGTATTCCAAACGATTTTATGCCCAAGTTCAAATTCAGTGAAAAACTGGATTTGACGCCATCTGATATCTATTTAGATTATGAAGATTTGCTGAAAAAGAAAGAGTCAGTGCTCGAAGCTGATCAGTTGTCCTTGAATGCCAAAATTCTTTTCATTTTATATCTTCGTGGACTTCGACTGCGGGATATGGTAACGATTGACGTGGAGAATTTTGATGACCGCAGCGGAAAATTGACTTTGGCGGTTGAGAAAAAGGATGGCTACCAATGCCTCCTGGGATTTAACGGCAAAGAGATTCCCGTTATGCTTGAGGGTATTGAACGCGCGGTATTCCGTGGGACACCCTACTTGCTATCATCCAAAGTGAAAAACGAATACACGATGTTTCAGATGGGATCACTGTCAGATTATACCGAAGCACTTTCCTCTTTTGTCGGCACCCCAATGCGCTCGGGTGATATCCGTTTTGCCTACGTCCATTACCTGTATTCTGTTAAGCATAAGAACCTGGAAGAAATCCAGGAAATCCTGGGCGTCTCACTTGACTCTGCATCGCGGATTCTCAAGGATTCTTTGGTTCGCCTAAAACGAGGCACACCGTAA
- a CDS encoding DinB family protein, translating to MFKEDNAKIRSHILQAVEGMTDEKLNQKPSAEEWSPIQILDHLQLMENTVAKGVSHELKKETSEKALKKPIALTVSRSFKVEAPKQVVPTDEFVTLTEMKERLNASHNFLYEVFGQATHEQLKQKSMDHPVFGKVPLIQWFPFVGLHEKRHFKQLEKTLSKLD from the coding sequence ATGTTTAAAGAAGACAACGCAAAGATAAGAAGTCATATTCTTCAGGCAGTAGAGGGGATGACAGATGAAAAATTAAATCAAAAACCATCCGCGGAAGAGTGGTCACCTATTCAGATACTGGATCATCTTCAATTAATGGAAAATACGGTTGCGAAAGGTGTGTCGCATGAACTTAAGAAAGAAACGAGTGAAAAAGCTTTGAAAAAACCGATTGCTCTGACAGTTAGCCGGTCATTCAAAGTGGAAGCGCCAAAACAGGTTGTACCGACAGATGAATTCGTCACACTTACAGAAATGAAAGAACGCTTAAATGCCTCACATAATTTCCTGTATGAAGTATTTGGCCAGGCAACACATGAACAGCTCAAGCAAAAATCTATGGACCATCCAGTATTCGGTAAAGTTCCACTGATTCAATGGTTCCCATTTGTCGGTCTGCACGAAAAGCGCCATTTCAAGCAATTGGAGAAAACATTAAGTAAACTCGATTGA
- the acnA gene encoding aconitate hydratase AcnA: MAKSSLHNSRTSFELNGKTYNYYRLAALEEAGIAKVSRLPYSIKVLLESVLRQHDGYVIKDEHVEELAKWGKDVNKEAEVPFKPSRVILQDFTGVPVVVDLAALRSAMAEMGGDPDKINPEIPVDLVIDHSVQVDKYGTEDSLRINMELEFDRNAERYQFLSWAQKAYDNYRAVPPATGIVHQVNLEYLANVVHAIENTDGTFETFPDTLFGTDSHTTMINGIGVLGWGVGGIEAEAGMLGQPSYFPIPEVIGVKMTGELPNGATATDLALKVTQTLRKKGVVGKFVEFFGPGVTTLPLADRATIANMAPEYGATCGFFPVDEEALNYMRLTARDEDQIAVTKKYLQENDMFFKVENEDPIYTDLVEIDLSKIEPNLAGPKRPQDLIPLSQMKPEFNKAVTGEEGPHGFALDEAEIEKTATVQFKTGKTAEMKTGALAIAAITSCTNTSNPYVMLGAGLVAKKAVEKGLVPPAYVKTSLAPGSKVVTGYLNDSGLLDYMNQIGFNLVGYGCTTCIGNSGPLLPEIEEAILDNDLLVSSVLSGNRNFEGRIHPLVKANYLASPMLVVAYALAGTVDIDFAVEPIGTDKEGKDVFFKDIWPSTEEIKKVVKDTVTPELFRKEYEHVFNENEAWNAIETNDDSLYEFDATSTYIQNPPFFEGLAKEPAPIQALSDLRVVAKFADSITTDHISPAGAIGKDTPAGLYLRENGVEPRNFNSYGSRRGNHEVMMRGTFANIRIRNQVAPGTTGGYTTYWPTGETMAIYDAAMKYQEQGTGLVVLTGKDYGMGSSRDWAAKGTFLLGIKTVIAESYERIHRSNLVMMGVLPLQFVNGESADSLGLTGHETISVNLTDDVKPRDVLTVTATAEDGKVTEFKVLARFDSEVEVDYFRHGGILQMVLRNKLLEV; encoded by the coding sequence ATGGCAAAGAGCAGTTTGCACAACAGCCGCACTTCTTTTGAGCTTAACGGCAAAACGTATAATTATTACCGTTTAGCTGCATTAGAAGAAGCAGGGATCGCTAAAGTATCACGCCTTCCTTATTCAATTAAAGTTCTATTGGAATCCGTATTGCGTCAGCACGACGGATATGTTATCAAAGATGAGCATGTTGAAGAATTAGCAAAATGGGGCAAGGATGTCAACAAAGAAGCAGAAGTTCCATTCAAGCCCTCACGCGTTATCCTTCAAGATTTCACAGGCGTACCAGTAGTCGTTGATTTGGCTGCACTTCGTTCAGCGATGGCAGAAATGGGTGGAGATCCAGACAAAATTAACCCTGAAATTCCAGTGGATCTTGTCATTGACCACTCGGTTCAAGTTGATAAATACGGCACTGAAGATTCACTCCGCATTAACATGGAGCTTGAGTTTGACCGCAATGCAGAGCGTTACCAGTTCCTTAGCTGGGCTCAAAAAGCTTACGACAATTATCGTGCAGTTCCACCTGCGACAGGTATCGTTCACCAAGTAAACCTTGAGTACTTGGCAAACGTTGTCCACGCAATTGAAAACACAGACGGTACATTCGAAACTTTTCCTGATACATTGTTCGGAACAGATTCACATACGACAATGATCAACGGAATTGGTGTTCTTGGATGGGGCGTTGGCGGCATTGAAGCTGAAGCCGGGATGCTCGGACAACCTTCATACTTCCCGATTCCTGAAGTTATCGGGGTTAAAATGACGGGTGAACTTCCAAACGGTGCAACTGCAACTGATTTGGCGTTGAAAGTGACACAAACTTTGCGTAAAAAAGGTGTAGTAGGTAAATTTGTTGAGTTCTTCGGTCCTGGTGTGACGACATTGCCACTTGCTGACCGCGCAACAATTGCCAATATGGCTCCAGAATACGGTGCAACTTGCGGATTCTTCCCAGTTGATGAAGAAGCACTTAATTATATGCGTTTGACTGCACGTGATGAAGACCAAATCGCTGTAACGAAGAAGTATTTGCAGGAGAACGATATGTTCTTCAAAGTTGAAAATGAAGATCCGATCTACACGGACCTTGTAGAAATCGATCTTTCTAAAATCGAACCAAACTTGGCAGGACCAAAACGTCCACAGGATTTGATTCCCTTGTCTCAAATGAAACCCGAGTTCAACAAAGCTGTAACAGGTGAAGAAGGGCCACACGGTTTTGCACTTGATGAAGCTGAAATCGAAAAAACAGCAACAGTCCAATTCAAAACCGGCAAAACTGCTGAAATGAAGACTGGTGCATTGGCAATTGCAGCTATTACATCTTGTACAAACACTTCTAACCCATACGTAATGTTAGGTGCTGGATTAGTAGCGAAAAAGGCAGTAGAAAAAGGATTAGTTCCACCTGCATACGTGAAAACCTCACTAGCTCCGGGATCTAAAGTTGTTACAGGTTACTTAAATGATTCTGGTTTATTGGATTACATGAATCAAATCGGCTTTAACTTAGTTGGCTACGGCTGTACAACGTGTATCGGTAACTCGGGTCCATTGCTTCCTGAAATTGAAGAAGCGATTTTAGACAACGATTTGCTGGTGTCATCTGTATTATCTGGTAACCGTAACTTTGAAGGGCGCATCCATCCGCTTGTGAAAGCTAACTACTTGGCTTCTCCAATGCTAGTTGTTGCTTATGCACTTGCTGGGACAGTGGATATCGACTTCGCAGTTGAACCAATCGGCACTGATAAAGAAGGCAAAGACGTTTTCTTTAAAGATATCTGGCCATCAACTGAAGAAATCAAAAAAGTCGTTAAAGACACAGTCACTCCAGAATTGTTCCGCAAAGAGTACGAGCATGTATTTAACGAGAACGAAGCTTGGAACGCGATTGAGACAAACGATGATTCTTTGTATGAGTTTGATGCTACATCAACTTATATCCAAAATCCGCCATTCTTTGAAGGTCTTGCAAAAGAGCCTGCTCCAATCCAAGCGTTATCTGACCTTCGTGTTGTTGCGAAATTCGCAGACTCGATCACGACTGACCATATTTCACCAGCTGGTGCGATTGGTAAAGATACGCCAGCAGGTCTATACCTTCGTGAAAACGGCGTCGAGCCTCGTAACTTCAACTCTTACGGATCTCGTCGTGGTAACCATGAAGTCATGATGCGCGGAACATTCGCGAATATCCGTATTCGTAACCAGGTAGCCCCAGGAACAACAGGCGGTTACACGACTTACTGGCCAACGGGCGAGACAATGGCGATTTACGATGCAGCGATGAAGTATCAGGAACAAGGCACTGGACTTGTTGTCTTGACTGGTAAGGATTACGGCATGGGCTCTTCACGTGACTGGGCGGCTAAAGGAACATTCCTTCTAGGCATCAAAACAGTTATCGCTGAAAGCTATGAGCGTATTCACCGTTCAAACCTAGTAATGATGGGCGTTCTACCGTTGCAATTCGTTAACGGCGAAAGCGCAGATTCTCTTGGATTGACAGGACACGAAACCATCAGCGTCAACTTGACTGATGACGTGAAACCACGCGACGTTCTTACTGTTACAGCTACTGCTGAAGATGGTAAAGTAACTGAGTTTAAAGTATTGGCACGTTTCGATTCCGAAGTGGAAGTAGATTATTTCCGCCACGGCGGCATCCTGCAAATGGTGCTTCGTAACAAATTACTTGAAGTATAA
- a CDS encoding acyl-CoA thioesterase produces the protein MYISEKEIEIRYAETDQMGVVYHANYIIWLEIGRTKLIEDLGFTYAGMEKDGYLSPVTDISIQYRAALRYGEKAFIRTWVEEHGRLRTKYGYEIVHDDGAIAATAISEHVVVKKESFRPVSIKKIYPEWHEKYEEIKRQAADGVRN, from the coding sequence ATGTACATAAGTGAAAAAGAAATTGAAATCCGTTACGCGGAAACCGATCAAATGGGGGTAGTTTATCATGCTAACTACATCATCTGGCTGGAAATCGGGCGTACTAAGCTGATTGAAGACTTAGGATTTACCTATGCAGGTATGGAGAAGGATGGTTATTTGTCTCCGGTGACTGATATTTCCATTCAATATAGAGCCGCTCTTCGCTACGGGGAAAAAGCCTTTATCCGTACGTGGGTAGAGGAACACGGACGCCTGCGTACCAAATACGGCTATGAAATTGTCCATGACGATGGTGCAATTGCCGCAACTGCGATCTCCGAGCATGTTGTCGTCAAAAAAGAGTCATTCCGACCGGTTTCAATCAAAAAAATCTATCCAGAATGGCATGAAAAATACGAAGAAATCAAAAGGCAGGCTGCTGATGGCGTTCGGAATTAA
- a CDS encoding HesB/YadR/YfhF family protein, translating into MQINISDDALNWFKEEMEVVSGEAVRFFVRYGGSSKLQPGFSLGVTKDQPHEMAVQLEQDQVTYFIEQSDVWYFDGHNLQVSVNDDLHELDYSYAK; encoded by the coding sequence ATGCAGATTAACATTAGTGACGATGCACTCAATTGGTTTAAGGAAGAAATGGAAGTGGTATCAGGAGAAGCGGTCCGCTTCTTTGTCCGTTATGGTGGTTCAAGCAAGCTACAGCCAGGATTTTCACTGGGTGTAACCAAGGATCAGCCACATGAAATGGCTGTCCAACTGGAACAAGACCAAGTCACCTATTTTATTGAACAAAGCGATGTCTGGTATTTTGATGGACATAATCTCCAGGTCAGTGTGAACGATGACTTGCACGAACTTGATTATTCATATGCAAAATAA
- the plsY gene encoding glycerol-3-phosphate 1-O-acyltransferase PlsY: MTILLPILLAYLLGSIPSALWVGKLFYKTDIRTKGSGNLGATNTFRTLGKKAGIAVTLLDILKGTAATLIPLYITTDIHPLVFGIIAVIGHIYPVFAKFKGGKAVATSGGILLGYQWPLFIMAVAVLLIALKITKMVSLSSIILAVVFIIYITIYAIFTGDYLFMIVIYILALFIIFRHRTNIARIRAGTEPKINWL, translated from the coding sequence ATGACTATACTGCTTCCCATTCTATTAGCTTACCTCCTCGGCTCGATTCCGTCTGCCTTATGGGTCGGGAAACTATTTTACAAAACAGACATCCGAACAAAAGGAAGCGGCAACCTCGGTGCTACCAATACATTCCGGACACTCGGCAAGAAAGCCGGTATCGCCGTCACTCTGCTGGACATTCTGAAAGGAACGGCTGCTACACTGATTCCACTTTATATCACAACCGATATCCATCCTTTGGTTTTTGGCATCATTGCAGTTATTGGCCATATTTATCCGGTATTCGCTAAATTTAAAGGTGGAAAAGCCGTTGCCACATCTGGCGGCATCTTGCTCGGCTATCAATGGCCGTTGTTCATCATGGCGGTTGCTGTGCTATTGATTGCATTAAAAATTACTAAAATGGTATCATTATCATCAATTATTCTGGCAGTCGTATTCATCATCTACATAACTATTTATGCAATCTTTACAGGAGACTACTTGTTCATGATTGTCATTTATATTCTGGCGTTATTCATCATCTTCCGCCACCGCACCAATATTGCCCGTATTCGTGCTGGCACAGAACCAAAAATCAACTGGCTATAA
- a CDS encoding CoA-binding protein — MILNNPSRKEIKNVLDHAKTIAVIGLSPNPSRTSYIVSESMQRAGYRIIPVNPRADTVLGEKSYASLSDIPEKVDIVNVFRRSEFLEGIADEFIKIDCPVFWTQLNVVDENVFNRLADVGYTVIMDRCIKVEHAILK; from the coding sequence ATCATCTTGAACAATCCGAGCCGCAAAGAAATCAAGAATGTACTCGATCATGCGAAAACCATTGCCGTAATCGGTCTTAGCCCAAATCCTAGCAGAACTTCCTATATCGTATCAGAATCTATGCAACGGGCAGGTTACCGCATCATTCCGGTTAATCCACGGGCAGATACTGTACTGGGTGAAAAAAGTTACGCTTCTTTGAGTGACATTCCAGAAAAAGTGGATATCGTCAACGTTTTCCGGCGCAGTGAGTTTCTGGAGGGTATCGCCGATGAGTTCATAAAAATCGATTGTCCAGTATTTTGGACACAATTAAATGTGGTTGATGAGAACGTATTTAATCGGTTGGCTGATGTGGGATATACAGTCATAATGGACCGTTGCATCAAAGTGGAACACGCCATCCTGAAATAA
- the parE gene encoding DNA topoisomerase IV subunit B, translated as MAKIQNTAYNEEAIQVLEGLDAVRKRPGMYIGSTDTRGLHHLVYEIVDNSVDEALAGHGDKITVTIQDDNSISVRDYGRGMPTGMHRSGKPTPEVILTVLHAGGKFGQGGYKTSGGLHGVGASVVNALSKFLEVTIFRDGKKYRQRFENGGKPDTTLEEIGSTKESGTLIHFLPDETIFSVSKYNYETLSERLRESAFLLKGLKIELFDQRTEAKDVFHYETGIEAFVAYLNEEKDVLHPVAYIEGQQDEMEIEFSFQFNDGYSETILSFVNNVRTRDGGTHETGAKAAMTRVFNDYARKINLLKDKDKNIEGSDIREGLAAIISVRIPEAMLQFEGQTKSKLGTSEARSIVDSVVSQKLMYFLEENADLSASLVRKAIRASQARLAARKAREDARNGKKRKKSDALLSGKLTPAQSRNASKNELYLVEGDSAGGSAKQGRDRTFQAILPLRGKVVNTEKAKLEEIMKNEEISTIIHAIGGGVSSDFSIDDIAYNKIIIMTDADTDGAHIQVLLLTFFFRYMKPLIEAGKVFIALPPLYKVSKGVGKKEIIDYAWTEADLDASIKKVGKGYMLQRYKGLGEMNADQLWETTMNPETRTLIRVTIEDSARAERGITTLMGDKVEPRRRWIENNVDFGLEDDSNILENDLIHAEEEIV; from the coding sequence ATGGCTAAAATTCAAAATACGGCATACAACGAAGAAGCGATTCAAGTACTCGAAGGCTTAGATGCTGTCAGGAAACGGCCAGGGATGTACATCGGTTCGACGGATACACGTGGACTTCACCATTTGGTCTATGAAATTGTCGATAACTCTGTCGATGAAGCACTTGCAGGCCACGGAGATAAAATCACCGTTACCATTCAGGATGACAATAGCATCAGTGTCCGGGATTACGGTCGCGGCATGCCAACGGGAATGCACCGCAGTGGCAAACCCACACCGGAAGTGATTTTGACGGTTCTGCATGCCGGCGGGAAATTCGGGCAGGGCGGCTACAAGACAAGCGGAGGTCTTCACGGCGTCGGCGCATCTGTCGTCAATGCACTGTCTAAATTTTTGGAAGTGACGATTTTCCGAGATGGCAAAAAATACCGCCAGCGCTTTGAAAATGGCGGCAAACCGGACACGACATTGGAAGAAATTGGTTCGACAAAAGAAAGTGGCACGTTAATCCACTTTTTGCCGGACGAAACCATTTTTTCAGTGTCCAAATACAATTACGAGACCCTTTCGGAACGCCTGCGTGAATCTGCTTTCTTGTTGAAAGGACTGAAGATTGAGCTATTCGATCAGCGAACAGAAGCCAAGGATGTTTTTCATTACGAAACGGGAATTGAAGCTTTTGTTGCCTATCTCAATGAAGAAAAAGATGTGCTTCATCCAGTGGCCTATATTGAAGGTCAACAGGACGAAATGGAAATCGAGTTTTCTTTCCAATTTAACGATGGCTATTCCGAAACAATTCTATCGTTTGTTAACAACGTCCGGACCCGTGACGGCGGTACGCATGAAACCGGCGCGAAAGCGGCCATGACAAGAGTTTTCAATGATTATGCGCGAAAAATTAACTTGTTGAAAGACAAAGACAAGAACATAGAAGGCTCTGACATCCGAGAAGGTTTGGCGGCAATTATTTCTGTTCGCATCCCTGAAGCGATGCTGCAATTTGAAGGGCAGACGAAAAGCAAGCTGGGTACAAGCGAAGCGCGAAGCATTGTCGATTCGGTTGTTTCTCAGAAATTGATGTACTTCCTGGAAGAAAACGCAGATCTCAGCGCTTCTCTCGTACGAAAAGCAATCCGGGCATCACAGGCCCGATTGGCTGCCCGAAAAGCACGGGAAGATGCGCGAAACGGCAAAAAACGCAAGAAATCGGATGCACTGTTGTCCGGTAAATTGACACCTGCCCAATCACGCAACGCCTCGAAAAACGAATTATACTTGGTGGAGGGAGATTCGGCTGGTGGTTCTGCCAAACAGGGACGCGACCGGACATTCCAGGCAATCCTGCCGCTACGCGGGAAAGTCGTCAACACCGAAAAAGCGAAACTTGAAGAAATCATGAAAAATGAAGAAATTTCGACCATCATTCATGCTATTGGCGGAGGGGTTTCTTCTGACTTTTCAATTGACGACATCGCCTACAATAAAATCATCATCATGACTGATGCGGATACCGATGGAGCGCATATTCAAGTGCTGTTGCTGACATTCTTCTTCCGTTATATGAAGCCATTAATCGAAGCGGGCAAAGTGTTTATCGCATTGCCGCCGCTCTACAAAGTTTCCAAAGGAGTTGGCAAAAAAGAAATCATCGATTACGCCTGGACAGAAGCAGATTTGGATGCCTCCATCAAAAAAGTCGGCAAAGGCTATATGCTGCAGCGTTACAAAGGTTTGGGTGAGATGAACGCAGACCAGTTATGGGAAACCACCATGAACCCGGAGACCCGTACGCTGATTCGCGTTACGATTGAAGACAGTGCACGCGCAGAACGTGGCATTACAACATTAATGGGTGATAAAGTGGAACCAAGACGCCGCTGGATTGAAAACAATGTCGACTTTGGACTGGAAGATGATAGCAATATACTAGAAAATGATTTGATTCACGCTGAGGAGGAAATTGTATGA